The proteins below are encoded in one region of Scleropages formosus chromosome 19, fSclFor1.1, whole genome shotgun sequence:
- the LOC108939134 gene encoding uncharacterized protein LOC108939134 translates to MKTVCYTAALTLLVFAVASVPAARAGPIIPWDRMTECSLALNGVAQRLARDVLGASRQLPPKTSASAVLIEPCELCSPANLTADSRPCLQKIAVALHNYTRMFGKEGLFEGSTWEDLAHEAAKMASELRELLHSRVLHTGSLDSQESQSSAHVEPLVNESDRWMLDDLRRHSAERLLSFSILAARVFAAGDPATHGTAAVATCMYA, encoded by the exons ATGAAGACAGTGTGCTACACAGCAGCCCTCACCTTGCTCGTCTTTGCAGTCGCGAGCGTCCCGGCGGCGCGAGCCGGTCCCATCATCCCCTGGGACAGAATGACGGAATGCTCCCTCGCGCTGAACGGCGTGGCGCAACGCCTCGCGCGGGAC GTGCTGGGCGCCTCGAGGCAGCTGCCGCCGAAGACGTCCGCGAGCGCGGTGCTCATTGAGCCCTGCGAGCTGTGCAGCCCCGCGAACCTGACTGCGGACTCCAGG CCCTGCCTGCAGAAGATTGCTGTTGCCCTGCACAACTACACCAGGATGTTTGGAAAGGAAGGCTTGTTTGAGGGATCTACCTGGGAGGATTTGGCACATGAGGCAGCGAAAATGGCTTCTGAGCTCAGGGAGCTGCTGCACTCCAGAGTCCTG CATACTGGTAGCCTGGACTCACAGGAGTCACAGAGCTCAGCCCACGTGGAGCCCCTGGTGAATGAGAGTGACAGATGGATGCTGGATGATCTGCGCCGCCACAGTGCTGAGAGGCTACTCTCATTCTCTATCCTGGCAGCCCGTGTCTTTGCAGCTGGTGATCCCGCAACACATGGTACAGCCGCTGTGGCAACCTGCATGTATGCCTGA
- the ormdl2 gene encoding ORM1-like protein 2 yields MNVGVAHSEVNPNTRVMNSRGIWLAYLLFVVALHVVLLSIPFLSVPQVWTLTNVIHNLVMYLFLHTVKGTPFETPDQGKARLLTHWEQMDYGIQFTSSRKFLTISPIVLYILASFYTKYDATHFLVNTSSLLSVLLPKLPQFHGVRIFGINKY; encoded by the exons aTGAATGTGGGCGTGGCTCACAGCGAGGTAAACCCCAACACACGGGTCATGAACAGCCGGGGCATCTGGCTGGCCTACCTGCTCTTCGTGGTTGCGCTGCACGTGGTCCTGCTGAGCATCCCTTTCCTCAGTGTGCCCCAAGTGTGGACCCTGACCAATGTCATCCACAATCTG GTGATGTACTTATTCCTACACACTGTGAAGGGCACCCCTTTCGAGACCCCTGACCAGGGAAAGGCACGGCTGCTGACCCACTGGGAGCAAATGGATTATGGCATCCAGTTCACTTCCTCCCGCAAGTTCCTCACCATTTCTCCTATTGTGCT GTACATCCTGGCCAGTTTCTACACCAAGTATGATGCCACACACTTCTTAGTCAACACAAGCTCTCTCCTGAGTGTACTTCTTCCCAAACTCCCACAATTCCATGGGGTGCGCATATTTGGGATCAACAAATACTAA